The segment GAGATTTCCAAGCTACAAAAACTCTCGGTACTGAACCTGCGCAACAACCAACTGCGAGAGTTGCCCGCCAGCCTTACCAGCCTTACAGATTTGCGTTTGCTCACACTCGGCAACAACAAATTGAGCAGTTTGCCAACAGGTTGGGGCGCAATGACGCACCTTTTCAGCTTGGATATTACTCAAAATCAGTTCACAGCGTTTCCGAGTGCCTTGTCGGAAATGGTTGGTAAAAATACCGAATTTCGCAGTTTCTTAGACAAAGGCAACCCGTACAGCGGCAAACCTAGTTCTATTCCTGCCAACTTCGAGAAGATGATTCAGGGCAATCAAGCGAAGGCAAAAGCCAACAGCAAAGCCAAAATTATTTATAAAAAATAAAAGATTTTGGTTCAAAAGACCCCGCCTAAATCCTCCCCAAGGGGAGGACTTCACTTTGCGGAGGACTTTAAATGCTCCTCCTCACTGGGGAGGCTGGGTGGGGTTCTTTCGCGCGATCGGGGTTAGGGGTGGGTATCCAATGCCGCCCGAATTTCTTTCAAAACACTGTCTATTTCCTGCAAAACTTGGTCGTTGGTGAAGCGTATCACTCTAAAGCCGCACTGATTGAGTAGCTCAGTACGCATTTGGTCATATTCTTTTTGTTGGTCATGGACGCCACCGTCCACCTCAATAACCAGTTTGTGCGGCAAGCATACAAAATCTGCGATAAAAGCATCTATGGCATGTTGGCGGCGAAACTTTACGCCTAACTGTTGGTTGCGCAAATGTTCCCACAAGGTCTTTTCGGCCAATGTAGGGTTTTTGCGGTTGCTGTAGGCAAAATCTTTGAGGTGTCGCCATTGTTCGGGCGTGGTGCTTTGCCAGTTGTAAAGTGGTTCGTCTGGTGGTGTCATAACTATTTGGTTTGTGGTAAGTTATGATTTGTTGTTAGGATTTGCAAGAAAATCCAGCCTAAATCCTATGGTTCAAAAGACCCCTCCTAAATCATGTGATCCCCAAAACCCCTCCTAAATCCTACGTTGAAAAAAGACCCCTCCTAAATCCTCCCCAAGGGGAGGACTTCACTTTGCGGAGGACTTCACTTTGCGGAGGACTTTACTTTGGGGAGGCTGGGTGGGGTTCTAAAACACGGGTTCAAAAGACCCCTCCTAAATCCTACGTTGAAAAAAGACCCCGCCTAAATCCTCCCCAAGGGGAGGACTTGAACAGAAATTGTAGGTGAGACAACAGAAGTCCACGAAGCAATAACAGAAGTCCACGAAGCAATAACAGAAGTCCACAAAGCAATAACAGAAGTCCACAAAGCAATAACAGAAGTCCACAAAGCAATAACAGAAGTCCACAAAGCAATAACAGAAGTCCACAAAGCAATAACAGAAGTCCACAAAGCAATAACAGAAGTCCACAAAGCAATAACAGAAGTCCACAAAGCAATAACAGAAGTCCACAAAGCAATAACAGGAATTGCAGGTGGGATATGTGGTTTGTGAAGACACAAACCATGGGAGGGGTTTCAAAAGACCCCTCCTAAATCCTACGTTGAAAAAAGACCCCTCCTAAATCCTCCCCAAGGGGAGGACTTCACTTTGCGGAGGAATTCACTTTGCGGAGGACTTCACTTTGTGCGGAACTTGCCTGTTACGGCCTCATTGATAAGCGATTGTTTGTAGGATTTTAAATACTCGATTTGCTCATTTTGGAGGGCGATGGCGCGGTCTATGCGCTCGGTCTCCGATGACAAATACGATACGATCGCCTCCTGCTCCGATAAGGGTGGAAGTATCGCTTCTATACGATACAAATCATCTGTATATAATCTTATAAAACCTTCCATTACTCCTGTTACAACTTTTTTATATTGCTCTAAATAAAACGGAAGCAATAATAGTTTACCTATATAATCAACATTATCTATTTTGCATTTATATATAGAATAATCAGGACTAGTGATACCCTCAATTTTAGCTACACCAATCAATCCATTTACGGCTTGCATTTTATTTATTACAATATTATTATAATAAACTTTTTTATATCCAATAAGAGACTCTGCCCCACCCGCTCTTTCTTCTAACGAAGATTTAGGAATTATTCCTAAATATTTACTTAAAGAAAGCAACTCCTCACTTCCTGTTGTTGTTCTAATGTTGATTTCATCAAGCACATACTTCAGCCTTTTTACTTCCCAGTGTTCGGGGATTTGGCCAATCCAGTCGATGCCCGACTCTTTGAGCGGCGCGTCTGCGTCCAGACCGCGCGTAACCGCCTGCTGGATACGCACTTGCCGCAAGGTTTTGAGCTGCTCGATTTGCTCGGTTTTTAGCCCAATCGCGCGGTCTATCTTCCCGCATTTATCGTCCAAATACGCCGCTATCGCCGCCTGCTCCGATAAGGGTGGAAGAGGGATAAATAATTCAGAATATTTATCCGCCCCAATATTTTCAATTGTAGCTTTATTGAAAATAAAATCTTTCCAAGATGCAAAAACCCCCGATTGAGTATAGGCATACAAAAAATCACTTAGTATTTTACTTGTATCAGGCTGTGCTTTTATAAGATAACCTGCGAAACAATAATTTTTTTCAGTACTTAAAGAGATTTTAAATTGATAAGACTTACCTACTGTTGCCCCACTTCTCGCAAATAAAATATCACCATCTGACAACAAATAATTATTTGCTATTTCAAATGGTAGCGATAGTTTTTTATCTTCACTTAATTTCCCTTCTAATCCAAAATCAGAAATTCTAATATATCGAGGTAAGTTAGAATCATATTCCCAACCACTTTCATTTGCGCCATATTTTAATTTTCCTAAAATCACATACTTCAATTTCTTTACTTCCCAATGTTCGGGGATTTGGCCGAGCCAGTCGATGCCGCTATTTTTATATTTTTCGTAAGGTTGCATAGGGGTTGGGGTTTAGGCGTTCAGGATGTCGTGTAGCAAACCGTCGGCTTGTTGTTCCAGCTCCAGCAATTTTTCTTTGAGCGTTTGGGCGGCAGGCAAGGGCGTATGGGTATAGAAATATTTGTTAAAAGAAATTTCGTACCCGATTTTGACACTTTCCAAGTTGATCCAAGCCTCTGGCACGTGTGGTTTCACCTCGCGGCAGAAGTAGTCGTAAATGGACTCGGAGAGCGGAATTTGTTCGGCGTCGCGCAGGTCGCTTTCCGTCTCATAACAAACGTACTCGTGTGGCAGCCCCGTCGGGAAATAGCCAAATTCGGGAAGCTGTTCGGCCTTGCAACCGAGTCGGTCCAAGAGTTGTTGTAGCTTTTCGCCTGTGAGTTTTTCGGTTTTACGGATTACTTTTTCGGCGGCGGCATCGTAAGTAGAAATAGCCTGCAAAATGGCTTTTTTGTCCGTGCCGCCCAGTCCCAACTGATGTTTTTTGTTGAGTTGGTCAATGCGTTCGCTCAGGGCGTTTTGGTCGGCAAGTGGCTCACTGCCAATGTGTCGCCAAAGCGTACAAGCGGCCTCGTAAATGGCTTTTGGTTTTTGCCAAGTGGCAGGCTCAAGGAGTTTGATAATTTGTTTTTTGTTCAAATCCCAGCCTTGTTGCTCGGCCAATTTCTGAATGTCGGCGGCGTGTGGAGCCAAATTTTGGTAAACGGCCTGCCCGTAGCGTTGGAACAACGCCTGCATGGGCAAGTACATGGCCTTATCGAAACGCAAGGTGTCGAGGGCTTCTTGGGAAAACTGTGCGCGTAGTCGTTTGGGGCGTTCGATGTTTACTTTGTAATAGCCAAAGTCTTTGTTGTCGAACACTTTGGCGTTGAGCGGCGCGTCTGTGGCGGGTTTGTCCTGAAAGCTCATGTAAGCCTTCACGATTTGGGCAATGTGTTCGGGGGCAAATTCGGCGTTTTTGTTGCCTAAGTTTTTGCGCAATTTTCGGAAAAGTTGGTTGGCATCGATGAGCTGGACTTTTCCTTTTCGGTGTTCGGGTTTGTGGTTGTTGAGCAACCAAATGTAGGTAGTAATGCCCGTGTTGTAAAACAAGTTGTTGGGCATCTGTACGATAGCGTCGAGCCAATCATTTTCGATGAGATAGCGACGGATATTGCTTTCGCCGCTGCCCGCATCGCCCGTAAACAAGGAACTGCCGTTGTGCACGGAAGCCACGCGCGCACCAAAAGTGTTGTGCTCGGCAGCCTTCATTTTGTCGGCCATTTCCATCAGAAACAGCAGTTGGCCATCCGAACTGCGGGGGGCGGCTTCTACGGTTTCCATGTTGCCCCAATAGTCGGCCAGCCTGACCATAAAGCGGGTGTCAATCACGTCTTTCCCGTCTTTGATGTATTTCTGTTCGCTTGCCCACGACTTACCGTAAGGCGGATTGGAGAGCATAAAATCAAACTTATAGCCCGAAAACTCGTTGGTGGAAAGCGTAGAGCCGACGCGAATATTTTCGGGGTCTTTGCCCTTAATCATCATGTCGGATTTGCAAATGGCGTAGGTTTCGTCGTTAATTTCTTTTCCGTACAAATACACATCGCCTTGATAACCAAATTTATTTTCGGGTTCTGTCAAGAAATTTTCGCTTTCGGTGAGCATGCCGCCCGAGCCGCAAGCGGGGTCGTAAATGGTAATAATGGGCGGCAACTGTCCTTGTAGCGGCTCAAAAACCATGTGCGTCATGAGTTCAATTACTTCTCTTGGGGTAAAATGCTCTCCTGCTTCTTCGTTGTTTTCTTCGTTAAATTTTCGGATAAGTTCCTCAAAGACATAGCCCATGCCCAAGTTGGACAAAGGTAGCAAGGCGCGGCCTTCGGGGTCGTTTTTTTCGTGTGGCGTGAGGTTGATGTGCGGGGAAGTGAACTTTTCGAGCACGTCCAACAACACATCTTTGGCGGCCATGTGTCGGATTTGGGCTCTTAGGTTAAACTTTTCGATGATTTCCTGCACATTGCCCGAAAAGCCATTGAGGTATTCCTCGAAGTTGGCGACTAATTTTTGTTGGGAATTGGTGGCCGTGCCTTTGAGTTTCTCCATTGTCCAAGTGGAGGTGTTGTAAAAGACAAAACCCGCGGCTTTTTTGAGTCCATCGGCATCAAGGTCAGCCACTTTGATTTGCTCTTTTTGGAATTTAATTTCTTCCAATACGGCCTCTTTGCTGCTTTCCAGCAAGGCATCTATGCGGCGCAGCACCACGAAAGGCAGAATTACGTCGCGGTATTTTCCGCGTACATACACGTCGCGGAGGCAGTCGTCGGCAATGCTCCAAATGAAGCTAATGAGTTTATTATGAGTCTGTTGTGTCATTGGTCAAACGTTTACGGAGTCCAAAATGAAAAAGGCTACAAAGCTATGACAATTCTCGTTAAAATCCACCAGAGAACCCCACCCAAACCCCACCCGACCTCCAAGACCCCACCCGACCTCCCCAAGGGGGAGGGGAAATTGAAGTCCTCCCAACCTTGTGTTATTAAACCCCACCCGACCTCCCCAAGGGGGAGGGGAAATTGATGAAGTCCTCCCAACCTCCAAGACCCCTCCCGACCTCCCCAGTGGGGAGGGGAAATTGATGAAGTCCTCCCGACCTCCAAACCCCACCCGACCTCTCCAGTGGGGAGGGGAAATTGATGAAGTCCTCCCGACCTCCAAACCCCACCCGACCTCCCCAAGGGGGAGGGGAAATTGATGAAGTCCTCCCAACCTCCAAACCCCACCCGACCTCCCCAGTGGGGAGGGGAAATTGATGAAGTCCTCCCAACCTCCAAACCCCACCCGACCTCCCCAGTGGGGAGGGGAAATTGATGAAGTCCTCCCTTTGGGGAGGATTTAGGTGGGGCGTTTGAACCCGCAGGATTTAGGTGGGGTTTTGCGCGGTTTTGCAAACTTTTTACTAATTTCGTAACATAACTAATTTTATTTATGCTATCAACCTACAAAGAACAAGCTCTTGAATCGCTCATCGAAAAAGTTTTAACAGGCAGTTCGGCAGAAGAACGCAAGACAGGCCAAACACTTACCACCGAAATAGGCAACGGATTTGCAAGCGGCTCGCCTGCCCATTTCGACAAAAAATATGCCTTGGATACGGCGCACTTCTGGAATTTTTTGCAAACAACCCAAGCCAAAGAACTGGCCAAAGTGCAACGCGCCCCAGATTGGCAACTCAAAATATTGGAACGGTATGACCGTCTCGTCAAAAAATATGGCGTTTTGCGCGTACTCAAAAAAGGGTTGGAAGTAGATGATGCACACTTTACTTTATTTTATGAGTGGCCGAGTGCCAGTTCTGCCCAATCCATCAAAGATAATTTCGAGAAAAACCAATTTTCCGTAACTCGCCAGTTGCGTTATTCGCAGCTCCATGCGGGCGAGGAAATAGACATGGTTTTGTTTGTCAATGGGATACCCTTGCTCACGATGGAACTCAAAAACGCATGGACAGGCCAAACCGCCGCCGTACAAGGACAAAAGCAATACAAAGAAACCCGCGATACCTCTCAAACGCTTTTTCAGTTTGGCCGCTGCTTGGTGCATTTCGCTGCCGACACCGACGAAGTTTATATGACCAGCAAACTCGATGGCAAAAACACGTTTTTTCTTCCTTTCAACAAAGGCAACCATTTCGGAAAAGGCAATCCCGTAAACCCCAACGGCTTCAAAACGGCCTATTTGTGGGAGGAGATTTTTACCAAAAAAAGTTTGGCCACTATCATACAACATTTTGTACTACTCGACGGCAAAGAAAATGAACCATTACCCAAAAAGCAGTTCATTTTTCCACGCTATCATCAGTTGGACGTAGTGAGCAAAATAATAGAAGATGTACGCGCCAAAGGCGTTGGCCAAACCTATCTTATCCAACATTCGGCGGGGTCGGGCAAATCCAACTCTATTACTTGGACGGCCTTCCAACTCATTGAGGTAGAAGACAATACAGGCCGAAATCTTTTTGATACGGTCATTGTCGTAACCGACCGCCGCGTATTGGACAAGCAGCTACGCGACAACATCAAGCATTTTTCGGAAATCAAAAACATCGTAGGAGCGGCTTACACTTCGCAAGATTTGCGCTTGGCTCTGGAAGGTGGCAAACGCATCATCGTAACCACGATCCAAAAGTTTCCGCACATCGTCCATGATATTGGGGATATGGCCGACAAGCGTTTTGCGGTGGTCATAGACGAAGCGCACAGCTCACAAGGCGGCACGGCCGCCGACACCATGAACGCCGTCATCGGGAAGTTGGACACCAACGAAGAAGGCGAAATAGATACACAAGAATTTATTAATCAAGTAATGCTTGCCCGCAAAATGCGTAGCAATGCCTCTTATTTCGCTTTTACGGCCACCCCCAAGCCCAGTACATTGGAGCGTTTCGGGCAGCCCAACGGCGCAGGCGGCTTTGAGCCATTTCATCTCTATTCTATGAAACAAGCCATAGAAGAAGGCTTTATTTTGGACGTATTGGCCAATTATACCACTTATGAGAGTTATTATCATCTGGAAAAATCCGTAGAAGACAATCCAGAATTTAATACCAAGAAAGCCCAAAAAGCCCTGCGTGCCTATGTCGAAAAAGACAAACGCACCATTACGGCCAAAGCCGAAGTGATGTTTGCGCATTTTATCCAAAATGTTTATGCCAAAAAGAAACTCGAAGGCAAGGCCAAAGGCATGGTTATTACCCAAAACATAGAATCGGCCATTCATTATTACACCGCCCTGAAAGAGCAACTGCACAAACACGGCAATCCGTTTGATATTATCATTGCTTTTTCGGGTAAAAAAGAACTACACGGCGTTACGTACACGGAAGCCAGCCTCAACGGTTTTGCCGATACGGAAACCAAAGAGCAGTTCGACCAAGACCGTTACCGCCTCTTGGTGGTGGCCAACAAATACCTGACGGGCTTCGACCAACCCAAACTAAGCGTTATGTACGTGGACAAAAAACTGGAGGGTGTTTTGTGCGTGCAAGCTCTTTCGCGCCTGAACCGCGCCGCACCGCGCTACAACAAACGTACCGAAGACCTTTTTGTCTTGGATTTTTTCAACGCCAGCCAAGACATCAAAAACGCCTTCGACTTGTATTACAGCTCTACCAGCCTACTGGAAGCCACCGACGTAAACGTATTGCACGACCTGAAAGACGCACTCGACGACTCAGGCGTTTATGAGCAATCCGAAATAACGCAGTTCAACGAATTGTTTTTCAGGCAAGAAGAAGGCGAAATAATTACCAGCCTCATCGACACAGCCGCCGCACGCTTTAACGAAGAACTGTACCTCACCGACGACCAAAAAGCCGACCTCAAAGTAAAAGCCAAGCATTTTGTCAAAATATACGGGCAAGTAGCCGCCATTCTTAATTTTGAAAATATACGTTGGGAAAAACTTTTTTGGTTTCTTAAATTCCTGATTCCTAAAATGTTGGTTCGGAATGCCAGCAGCGAAATAGATGGGCTATTGGATGCAGTAGATTTGTCAACTTACGGCCTGAAACGCGTCAAACTCAACGAAAAAATAGCACTTGATGCCGCCGAAACTGTCTTGGATGCGGTAAGCTCCAACCCCAGAAGCGCACATAACGTAGAAGAAACAGAAGACTTAGAAACCATTCTTCAAAACTTCAACGAACATTGGTACACGGGTTGGGACGCAACAGCCGAAGACAAACACGAAATCTTTACGTCGTTTACCAAACGCATCACCCAGCACCCCGACTTTACGACCAAATATCAAAACAACACGGACGCTTATACGCGCGAGTTGGCCTTTAAAAAAATATTTGACGACGTAGCACACGCTTTGAGCAGACTCAATATTGATTTTGCCAAACAGCTTTTAGACGACCAGTTCAAACAAGATTTCAGGGATAGCGCGCAACGGCGTTTACGCTAAAATATTTGCACTTACACGAATATTTGTGTTTACTTGCCCACTGATTTTGCAGTTTTAACCCCCAAAATAGCCTTTCGCGAGGCTTTTTTTAATCAAAGCACAACCATACTCAAAACCTATGTCATTGATACTTATCAAAAACATCAAAACATTGTTGCAAGCACGAGACATTTCGTATGCAGCAGGCCAAAAAATGCGCGACATCGGCGCATTAGACGACGCTTTTTTGTTGATTGAAGGCGAAAAAATAGCCGATTTTGGCGCAATGGCAGACTTGCCACAGGCTTTAGCCAAATTAAATTTGACAGAAAAAGCACTGACCGAAATAGATGCCACAGGTCGCGTAGTTTCGCCTTGCTTTGCCGACTCGCACACACACATTGTCTATGCGGGCAGCCGCGAAAACGAGTTTGTGGATAAAATAAAAGGCCTTAGCTACGAGGAAATAGCCAAACGTGGCGGCGGCATTCTCAACTCCGCCAAACGCCTGCAAGCCGCCACCGAAGATGAGCTTTACCAAGCAGCTTTGGGGCGCGTAAAAGAAATGGTGGGCTATGGCATCGGGGCAATAGAAATAAAAAGCGGTTACGGGCTTACCGTCGCCGACGAACTGAAAATGTTGCGCGTGGTCAAACGCCTCAAACAAAACACACCCGTTACTATCAAATCCACGTTGTTGGCTGCGCACGCGTTGCCCGAATCCTACCGCAACCGCCGAGAAGATTTTATTTCGCTCATTATCAATGAAATGATTCCGCAAGCTGTGGCCGAAGGACTTGCCGATTATTGCGATGTTTTTTGTGATAAAGGATTTTTTACGGTAGAAGAAACAGCCCAAATTTT is part of the Flexibacter flexilis DSM 6793 genome and harbors:
- a CDS encoding leucine-rich repeat domain-containing protein; this translates as MKKILYSVLVVCGLMLASTGGWAQAVKPTNKRMYKSVQEATAAQKNNVAVRSLDLRNQNLTSLPPELFELTDLKVLILDNNQLQSIPSEISKLQKLSVLNLRNNQLRELPASLTSLTDLRLLTLGNNKLSSLPTGWGAMTHLFSLDITQNQFTAFPSALSEMVGKNTEFRSFLDKGNPYSGKPSSIPANFEKMIQGNQAKAKANSKAKIIYKK
- a CDS encoding endonuclease domain-containing protein, whose translation is MTPPDEPLYNWQSTTPEQWRHLKDFAYSNRKNPTLAEKTLWEHLRNQQLGVKFRRQHAIDAFIADFVCLPHKLVIEVDGGVHDQQKEYDQMRTELLNQCGFRVIRFTNDQVLQEIDSVLKEIRAALDTHP
- a CDS encoding restriction endonuclease subunit S is translated as MQPYEKYKNSGIDWLGQIPEHWEVKKLKYVILGKLKYGANESGWEYDSNLPRYIRISDFGLEGKLSEDKKLSLPFEIANNYLLSDGDILFARSGATVGKSYQFKISLSTEKNYCFAGYLIKAQPDTSKILSDFLYAYTQSGVFASWKDFIFNKATIENIGADKYSELFIPLPPLSEQAAIAAYLDDKCGKIDRAIGLKTEQIEQLKTLRQVRIQQAVTRGLDADAPLKESGIDWIGQIPEHWEVKRLKYVLDEINIRTTTGSEELLSLSKYLGIIPKSSLEERAGGAESLIGYKKVYYNNIVINKMQAVNGLIGVAKIEGITSPDYSIYKCKIDNVDYIGKLLLLPFYLEQYKKVVTGVMEGFIRLYTDDLYRIEAILPPLSEQEAIVSYLSSETERIDRAIALQNEQIEYLKSYKQSLINEAVTGKFRTK
- a CDS encoding type I restriction-modification system subunit M, whose product is MTQQTHNKLISFIWSIADDCLRDVYVRGKYRDVILPFVVLRRIDALLESSKEAVLEEIKFQKEQIKVADLDADGLKKAAGFVFYNTSTWTMEKLKGTATNSQQKLVANFEEYLNGFSGNVQEIIEKFNLRAQIRHMAAKDVLLDVLEKFTSPHINLTPHEKNDPEGRALLPLSNLGMGYVFEELIRKFNEENNEEAGEHFTPREVIELMTHMVFEPLQGQLPPIITIYDPACGSGGMLTESENFLTEPENKFGYQGDVYLYGKEINDETYAICKSDMMIKGKDPENIRVGSTLSTNEFSGYKFDFMLSNPPYGKSWASEQKYIKDGKDVIDTRFMVRLADYWGNMETVEAAPRSSDGQLLFLMEMADKMKAAEHNTFGARVASVHNGSSLFTGDAGSGESNIRRYLIENDWLDAIVQMPNNLFYNTGITTYIWLLNNHKPEHRKGKVQLIDANQLFRKLRKNLGNKNAEFAPEHIAQIVKAYMSFQDKPATDAPLNAKVFDNKDFGYYKVNIERPKRLRAQFSQEALDTLRFDKAMYLPMQALFQRYGQAVYQNLAPHAADIQKLAEQQGWDLNKKQIIKLLEPATWQKPKAIYEAACTLWRHIGSEPLADQNALSERIDQLNKKHQLGLGGTDKKAILQAISTYDAAAEKVIRKTEKLTGEKLQQLLDRLGCKAEQLPEFGYFPTGLPHEYVCYETESDLRDAEQIPLSESIYDYFCREVKPHVPEAWINLESVKIGYEISFNKYFYTHTPLPAAQTLKEKLLELEQQADGLLHDILNA
- a CDS encoding type I restriction endonuclease subunit R, translated to MLSTYKEQALESLIEKVLTGSSAEERKTGQTLTTEIGNGFASGSPAHFDKKYALDTAHFWNFLQTTQAKELAKVQRAPDWQLKILERYDRLVKKYGVLRVLKKGLEVDDAHFTLFYEWPSASSAQSIKDNFEKNQFSVTRQLRYSQLHAGEEIDMVLFVNGIPLLTMELKNAWTGQTAAVQGQKQYKETRDTSQTLFQFGRCLVHFAADTDEVYMTSKLDGKNTFFLPFNKGNHFGKGNPVNPNGFKTAYLWEEIFTKKSLATIIQHFVLLDGKENEPLPKKQFIFPRYHQLDVVSKIIEDVRAKGVGQTYLIQHSAGSGKSNSITWTAFQLIEVEDNTGRNLFDTVIVVTDRRVLDKQLRDNIKHFSEIKNIVGAAYTSQDLRLALEGGKRIIVTTIQKFPHIVHDIGDMADKRFAVVIDEAHSSQGGTAADTMNAVIGKLDTNEEGEIDTQEFINQVMLARKMRSNASYFAFTATPKPSTLERFGQPNGAGGFEPFHLYSMKQAIEEGFILDVLANYTTYESYYHLEKSVEDNPEFNTKKAQKALRAYVEKDKRTITAKAEVMFAHFIQNVYAKKKLEGKAKGMVITQNIESAIHYYTALKEQLHKHGNPFDIIIAFSGKKELHGVTYTEASLNGFADTETKEQFDQDRYRLLVVANKYLTGFDQPKLSVMYVDKKLEGVLCVQALSRLNRAAPRYNKRTEDLFVLDFFNASQDIKNAFDLYYSSTSLLEATDVNVLHDLKDALDDSGVYEQSEITQFNELFFRQEEGEIITSLIDTAAARFNEELYLTDDQKADLKVKAKHFVKIYGQVAAILNFENIRWEKLFWFLKFLIPKMLVRNASSEIDGLLDAVDLSTYGLKRVKLNEKIALDAAETVLDAVSSNPRSAHNVEETEDLETILQNFNEHWYTGWDATAEDKHEIFTSFTKRITQHPDFTTKYQNNTDAYTRELAFKKIFDDVAHALSRLNIDFAKQLLDDQFKQDFRDSAQRRLR
- the hutI gene encoding imidazolonepropionase — encoded protein: MSLILIKNIKTLLQARDISYAAGQKMRDIGALDDAFLLIEGEKIADFGAMADLPQALAKLNLTEKALTEIDATGRVVSPCFADSHTHIVYAGSRENEFVDKIKGLSYEEIAKRGGGILNSAKRLQAATEDELYQAALGRVKEMVGYGIGAIEIKSGYGLTVADELKMLRVVKRLKQNTPVTIKSTLLAAHALPESYRNRREDFISLIINEMIPQAVAEGLADYCDVFCDKGFFTVEETAQILEAGARYGLKPKIHANELDFSGGIQVGVAHKAISVDHLECTGDEEIEVLMESHTMPTLLPSTAFFLRIPYPPARQMIDSGLPVAVATDYNPGSSPSGNMLFVLSLACLYLKMLPEEALNAATINGARALELESSLGSISKGKIANIFITNPISSYTFIPYSFGQGGQLIDTVILRGQIVKKSGVVSF